The genomic window TGCCGCGCTGATGGTCCTCAGAGCTCGCAGAAGCGGATCTGACTCTTCGTCCTCAGCAAGAACTTAACTCTGGGCCCGAGGGCGAGCCCAGAACCAGAGAAGTGCGCCGAGAACGGGCATTGCCAGAACGAACACGCACCACCAGAACTTCGCGCCGCTGCGCGGGTGGTC from Rhodococcus sp. P1Y includes these protein-coding regions:
- a CDS encoding PLD nuclease N-terminal domain-containing protein, producing the protein MDSNPTLPLGFDLAWMAIAAMWALLVVIAWVSILRTDHPRSGAKFWWCVFVLAMPVLGALLWFWARPRAQS